GTTGAACGATCGGCGCGGGTGCGGGTGCGTCGGACATCTTCGGTTCCCGGGGTTGAGGAAGCGCAGACCTTCAGTCTGCAAAAAGTCCCGAAGGGGCGCGATTCCTAAGCCCAGGGCAACGCCCTGGGGCGCGTTTCTATTCACCCACCAAAGTACGCCCGGTCGCGTTCCTCGTAGCCGGTGTAGCCGAGTACATCGTACAGTTCGGCTCGCGTCTGCATGTTCGGAATGCTCGCAGTTTGCACACCGTTTGTCATGAGGTCGCGGAGCGTATCTTCGGCCGTTTTCATCGCCGCGCGGAACGCCGTTAGTGGGAAAAGAATCAGTCGGTAACCCATTGCACCGAGAGCTTTTACGTCGATATTCGGCGACTTCCCGAACTCCGTCATGTTCGCCAGTAATGTCGCGCCGGGCACCGCTTTCGCGAACCGCTCGAACTCCTCACGCGACTCCATCGCCTCGGGGAAGATTCCGTCCGCGCCCGCGTCCAGATACATCTTCGCGCGCGTCACCGCGTCGTCGAAGCCGTGGACGCCCTTCGCGTCCGTGCGGGCGAGAACGACGAAGTCTTTGTCTTTCTTCGCGGCGACCGCGGCGCGAATCTTCGCGACCATCACTTCCGCGCTCACCACGGATTTCCCGGAGAGGTGCCCGCAGCGCTTCGGCATCTCCTGGTCTTCAAGGTGAATCCCCGCAACTCCGGCCGATTCAAACATGCGAACCGTCCGCTCAACGTTCAGGGCTTCGCCGAACCCGGTGTCCGCGTCGCAGAGTAACGGCAGCGTGGTCGCTTGTGCGGTCAGTTGTGCGGCCTGCGTGAATTCCGTGAGCGCGAGCAACCCGATGTCGGGCACGCCGTTGCCCGCCGAGAGCGCCCCACCCGAGAGATAAACAGCATGAAAACCCAGGCGTTCGGCCATCTTCGCGACGAGCGGATTGAACACGCCGGGGATCGCGATCGGTCCGTGTGCCCATGCGTCACGGAGCCGGCGGCCGGGCGAAATCGGAGTGGAATCGGCCATTATTTTGCCCGTAAGTGGTACAAGTGAAATCCGCGTTATCATAGCGCCACCGGGAATGCGAAGGAAGAATTTTTGAAACGACCGGAATTGTCGGAAGTCGTTTGACAGCAACGCGCCGCGATTTGCCGAGCGCGTCGCGTTCGGGCGGTGCGCGAACCGGCCCCTTGACACCAAGTGTCTCGCTTTTAGAATCTCAACGTGCAATCCCACCCCTTGAGGTGTGCATGATTACCCGGTTGCCGATTTCAATCGCGACGATTCCGCTCGGCGGATAGCTCTCCCGACAACTTGGTTGTTGAGGGGGCCAAACCAAATCGGTTTGGCTTTCGCGTTTGATAGGGGTCAATCGGAGTTGTGGCATGAAGGGTAAGAGGGTAGATGTCGCGCGTGTAGCTCAGTTGGTACGAGCACGTCGCTGATAACGACGGGGTCCCTGGTTCAAATCCAGGCACGCGCACCTAGGTTGGCGGCACACGGTTCGGGGGAGTAGCTCAACTGGTAGAGCGCCTGCTTTGCAAGCAGGAGGTCAGGGGTTCGATTCCCCTCTTCTCCACACCAGAGAGTCGTGCGAGATCCGCGGAATCACGGCCATAAGAGGCATGGTTCCGAAAATCCTGCGAGCCTTTGCGAATTATTTGCAAAGGAAATGAGAAGAAAAAATCGCGGGCCGGGTTGACAGTGGAATGGGACGCGACTAACATACTCTTCGCAGTGATGG
The Gemmata palustris DNA segment above includes these coding regions:
- the prpB gene encoding methylisocitrate lyase, which encodes MADSTPISPGRRLRDAWAHGPIAIPGVFNPLVAKMAERLGFHAVYLSGGALSAGNGVPDIGLLALTEFTQAAQLTAQATTLPLLCDADTGFGEALNVERTVRMFESAGVAGIHLEDQEMPKRCGHLSGKSVVSAEVMVAKIRAAVAAKKDKDFVVLARTDAKGVHGFDDAVTRAKMYLDAGADGIFPEAMESREEFERFAKAVPGATLLANMTEFGKSPNIDVKALGAMGYRLILFPLTAFRAAMKTAEDTLRDLMTNGVQTASIPNMQTRAELYDVLGYTGYEERDRAYFGG